A part of Schistosoma mansoni strain Puerto Rico chromosome W, complete genome genomic DNA contains:
- a CDS encoding putative protein arginine n-methyltransferase codes for MKKEHIFIPQFNPVVGRMQWKDVDPDYEFNQEIARSGYGDMLHDSDRNHKYRLAIEHTIKRLKQQYPQNPVHVLDIGTGTGLLSMMAVNAGADLVTACESFLPMATCALNILRNNGFSDKINVIPKRSTDLIVGLDMPCKANVLVAELFDTELIGEGALETYRHAAKHLLTSDASLIPCAAQVYLQVVESQFLWSHHRLFPFQIKIGDTAIDIKEFQHAEIESCSGLPSTFDIQVSEIQLEDSQLVSCDRQLRCLLKSPRSVKRFNFGPPADLIKLNDALDLECTTFESGTAHAFVVWWSLQMEPTNTVPPISVAPSWVGDPNSAWRDHWMQAVYFPKTAHYLIKNESFMVRYLHDSLSMRFDILSVPNFNAKPDTSSLDVRNEMSCLSCSCDLHRVWPRTRISELNSSDYKTFSTKIINSLITVLQKNSTSLFNVLVVSDCTYLPFLLGKVLAKHVEKSQLIHLDTSPSSCLLLDRIYESYSTSGSIIESCQSIEEVFSRMTPNIFTKTNPTESTLILISEPYISSSILPWDSLYFWYAFQNLLSHNPAYSSLYLFSPVRLRIYAILVDFKYLWRIRSPVGFTCESFDLRPFDELVLDASAKSDELIEPHPLWEYPNTARSDACVIFEMVLPNSSDLGSDFQYTDSKKLIHCKQNTLTASSSSVNGIALWCEWLYNTPATHQPSETWWYAPAGPNKITTLNEPISWKSRGTQQGVFLFPSEWKTKISSNDLLRISACMDFDIFTGVLSPSFKIL; via the exons ATGAAGAAAGAGCATATTTTCATTCCACAATTTAATCCTGTTGTTGGGAGAATGCAGTGGAAAGATGTGGATCCAGATTATGAATTTAACCAAGAGATAGCTCGATCTGGATATGGTGATATGCTTCATGATTCCGATCGAAATCATAAGTATCGACTAGCTATAGAACACACCATTAAACGTCTTAAACAGCAGTATCCGCAAAATCCTGTCCATGTGCTCGATATTGGAACCGGAACTGGTTTACTGAGTATGATGGCTGTCAATGCTGGAGCTGATTTAGTTACTGCCTGTGAATCCTTTCTTCCAATGGCAACGTGCGCACTAAATATATTACGGAACAATGGGTTTAGTGACAAAATTAACGTAATACCGAAGCGCTCCACTGATTTAATTGTTGGATTAGATATGCCCTGCAAAGCTAACGTGTTGGTTGCGGAATTGTTTGATACCGAATTGATCGGTGAAGGTGCCTTAGAAACATACAGACACGCAGCCAAGCACTTACTGACATCCGATGCTTCTCTTATTCCATGTGCTGCCCAGGTTTATTTACAG GTTGTTGAATCTCAATTTCTTTGGTCTCATCATCGTTTATTTCCATTTCAAATTAAAATTGGTGATACGGCTATAGATATAAAAGAGTTTCAGCATGCAGAAATCGAATCATGTTCAGGACTTCCATCAACATTTGATATTCAAGTATCAGAGATTCAATTAGAAGATAGTCAATTAGTTTCATGTGATAGGCAGTTACGCTGTCTTTTGAAGAGTCCTCGATCGGTTAAACGATTTAACTTTGGACCACCTGCAGATCTTATTAAATTAAACGATGCGTTAGATTTAGAAT GTACTACTTTTGAATCTGGTACAGCGCATGCATTTGTTGTGTGGTGGTCTTTACAAATGGAGCCTACAAACACAGTTCCACCAATCAGTGTTGCACCCAGTTGGGTAGGAGATCCTAATTCTGCTTGGCGAGATCATTGGATGCAAGCGGTGTACTTTCCCAAGACTGCTCACTATTTAATCAAAAATGAGTCATTTATGGTCAGATATCTTCATGATTCATTGTCCATGCGATTCGACATACTTTCTGTACCTAATTTTAATGCTAAACCTGATACTTCTTCACTTGATGTCCGAAATGAAATGTCCTGCTTATCATGCTCATGTGATCTTCATCGTGTATGGCCCCGAACGCGCATTTCTGAGTTGAATTCGTCGGATTACAAAACATTTTCCACTAAAATCATTAATTCACTTATTACGGTATTACAAAAAAATTCAACTTCATTATTTAATGTATTAGTGGTTTCAGATTGTACATATTTACCGTTTTTACTCGGGAAAGTTTTAGCAAAACATGTGGAGAAATCTCAGCTTATCCATTTGGATACGTCACCATCATCGTGTTTACTTTTAGACCGTATTTATGAATCGTATTCAACGTCCGGGTCGATTATAGAGAGTTGCCAATCGATTGAGGAAGTTTTCTCAAGAATGACTCCCAACATTTTTACAAAAACTAACCCGACTGAATCAACTTTAATTTTGATCAGTGAACCGTACATAAGTTCATCAATACTTCCTTGGGATTCTTTATACTTTTGGTATGCCTTTCAGAACTTGCTTTCACATAACCCAGCTTATTCATCTTTGTATTTATTTAGCCCTGTTAGACTGCGCATCTATGCTATTCTGGTTGACTTCAAATATCTTTGGCGCATTCGTTCGCCAGTTGGATTCACTTGTGAATCTTTTGATCTACGCCCTTTTGATGAGTTAGTTTTAGATGCGTCGGCTAAAAGTGACGAGTTAATTGAACCACATCCTCTCTGGGAATATCCTAATACGGCTAGATCGGATGCTTGTGTCATTTTTGAGATGGTTCTACCGAACAGCTCCGATTTGGGTTCAGATTTCCAGTATACTGATTCTAAAAAGTTAATTCATTGCAAACAGAATACCTTAACAGCATCATCCTCATCGGTTAATGGTATAGCACTGTGGTGTGAATGGCTTTATAATACCCCTGCCACACACCAACCCAGCGAAACTTGGTGGTATGCACCAGCTGGTCCCAACAAAATTACAACTTTAAATGAACCCATTTCTTGGAAATCTCGTGGAACACAGCAGGGCGTTTTTCTTTTTCCGTCGGAATGGAAGACTAAAATTTCATCGAATGATTTATTGCGAATTTCTGCATGTAtggattttgatatttttacagGAGTTTTGTCCCCGTCATTTAAAATATTATGA